The following are encoded together in the Hemicordylus capensis ecotype Gifberg chromosome 4, rHemCap1.1.pri, whole genome shotgun sequence genome:
- the PPDPFL gene encoding pancreatic progenitor cell differentiation and proliferation factor-like protein, giving the protein MASVPSAGCLLAKNQYYRTRLNSDSSVSSSSSSCSEPMASEQEKHFNGLPEVFERCWWIKSFFHCESVPQNVGRKTLSASSANS; this is encoded by the exons ATGGCATCTGTACCCTCAGCTGGCTGCCTTCTGGCCAAGAACCAGTACTACCGAA CACGGCTGAATTCTGACTCCAGTGTTTCTTCAAGCAGTTCCTCTTGTTCTGAACCCATGGCCTCTGAACAGGAAAAGCACTTCAATG GGTTACCTGAAGTATTTGAAAGATGTTGGTGGATAAAAAGCTTTTTCCACTGTGAGTCTGTGCCTCAGAATGTGGGCAGAAAAACTTTATCAGCCAGCAG TGCTAACAGCTGA